The Zeugodacus cucurbitae isolate PBARC_wt_2022May chromosome 4, idZeuCucr1.2, whole genome shotgun sequence genome includes the window TGTGCCTTCCGATGGTATGGGATCGTCTTTCTTCACTAGGGTCCATGTTTTGGTGATCGGATCAAAAGCGAAATTCTTCGAGTTGGCTGGAGTCGGCGGTGGCGTGTTGATTATCAAAGGTTTGCGTGTAACGGGCACAAAAGTGGGCTTAGGACCTACCTGGGCGCCACCGCTTATCAACTCGTACTCGGCATTGGGATCGTTAACGGGTCGTGGCAAAG containing:
- the LOC105212275 gene encoding uncharacterized protein LOC105212275 produces the protein MKSFRNTFVLALIIAGCATLIAALPRPVNDPNAEYELISGGAQVGPKPTFVPVTRKPLIINTPPPTPANSKNFAFDPITKTWTLVKKDDPIPSEGTLLWNQSNDKWLTETARRV